From a region of the Drosophila virilis strain 15010-1051.87 chromosome 3, Dvir_AGI_RSII-ME, whole genome shotgun sequence genome:
- the Syx7 gene encoding syntaxin-7 has product MDLQHMENGLSGGGVAGGGGGGGGLSEIDFQRLAQIIATSIQKVQQNVSTMQRMVNQLNTPQDSPELKKKLHQLMTYTKQLVTDTNNQLKEVDKCKERHLKIQRDRLVDEFTAALTAFQAIQRKTADIERSALHQARAHNYSIAHPPGSTRTSTNSSSNDNGSFFEDNFFNRKSNQQQQPQLQTQMQEDGDLQALEEQERAIRELESNIVGVNEIYKNLGAMVYEQGLTVDSIESQVEQTSIFVSQGTDNLRKASSYKNKVRKKKLILVAILSAVLLAIVLILVFQFKN; this is encoded by the exons ATGGATTTGCAGCATATGGAGAATGGCCTCAGCGGAGGTGGCGTTGCTGGAGGAGGTGGAGGGGGCGGTGGCCTCAGTGAGATTGACTTTCAGCGATTGGCGCAGATAATCGCGACGAGCATACAAAAAGTCCAACAAAATG TGTCCACTATGCAGCGAATGGTCAATCAACTGAACACGCCACAGGACTCGCCCGAATTGAAAAAGAAACT TCATCAGTTAATGACCTATACCAAGCAACTGGTTACCGATACCAACAATCAGTTGAAGGAGGTGGACAAGTGCAAGGAGCGGCATCTGAAGATACAGCGTGATCGTCTGGTGGATGAATTCACAGCGGCATTGACCGCTTTTCAG GCAATTCAACGTAAAACAGCTGATATTGAAAGGAGCGCATTGCATCAGGCGCGGGCGCATAACTATAGCATTGCACATCCGCCTGGCTCAACGCGCACCAGCACCAATAGCAGTAGCAATGACAATGGTTCCTTTTTTGAGGACAACTTTTTCAATCGAAAATcaaatcagcagcaacagccgcaatTGCAAACGCAAATGCAAGAGGATGGGGATCTGCAAGCACTTGAGGAACAGGAGCGTGCCATACGCGAACTGGAAAGCAACATTGTGGGCGTAAATGAAATCTACAAGAATCTTGGTGCTATGGTCTACGAACAGGGCTTAACTGTCGATTCAATTGAGTCACAGGTGGAACAAACAAGCATTTTTGTCTCACAGGGCACTGATAATTTGCGCAAGGCCAGCTCTTACAAG AACAAAGTGCGAAAGAAGAAGCTTATACTGGTTGCCATACTGAGCGCTGTGCTTTTGGCCATCGTTTTGATACTGGTGTTTCAGTTCAAGAACTAA
- the Alp1 gene encoding alkaline phosphatase: MMRAFWLTLSIQVAFSYCQYIYGPDPTWNIRSTNDLKSKDFWFHDAQRTLYDKLTTLPNQYLAKNIIFFLGDGMSVPTVTAGRIYDGQQKGIIGERNRLEFEKFDYVGLSKTYCVDKQVSDSACTASAYLSGVKANYHTIGVSADVQLNDCAGAKLPQNRLSSIAAWALRGRKSAGLVTTTRVTHASPAGVYAHTSNRDFESDLDVRDLGQNPSNCPDIAQQLLDEMGQGLRVVLGGGIKKFLPNTMKDVYGNVGERLDGRNLIDEWQQSKAGNARVVFNRTDLLNNNPYDTDYLLGLFNASHLAYNLDDSIDTPSLEEMTEAAIGVLSGNPAGYFLFVEGGRIDHAHHETKAKKAVDETVQFSNAVRKARQLTNPWETLIVVSADHGHTMTINGYPDINNNITGLNSELSDVDNLPYATLSYANGPDYQRFYKSVNGTVERVDLRTLNIGDRNERYPHGVPMSEETHGGGDVAVYANGPWAHLFSGVYEQSTLPHLMGFAACIGPGITYCDLRPKKTYNP; this comes from the exons ATGATGCGTGCTTTCTGGTTAACGCTCTCGATTCAAGTTGCTTTCAGCTATTGTCAGTACATTTATGGGCCAG ATCCCACATGGAATATTCGCTCTACAAACGATCTTAAGAGCAAGGATTTCTGGTTTCACGATGCCCAGCGCACGCTCTACGACAAGCTGACGACGCTGCCCAACCAGTATTTGGCCAAGAATATAATCTTCTTCCTGGGCGATGGCATGTCCGTGCCGACTGTCACAGCCGGGCGCATCTATGATGGACAGCAGAAGGGCATCATAGGCGAACGGAATCGCCTGGAATTTGAAAAGTTCGACTACGTGGGACTATCAAAA ACATACTGCGTCGACAAACAAGTTTCTGACTCGGCCTGCACCGCCTCCGCCTATCTGTCCGGCGTAAAGGCCAATTATCACACGATCGGCGTCTCAGCCGATGTACAGTTAAATGACTGTGCCGGAGCGAAATTACCCCAAAATCGCCTTTCCTCCATTGCAGCCTGGGCGCTGCGCGGACGCAAGTCTGCGGGCCTGGTGACGACAACGCGCGTAACCCATGCAAGTCCGGCTGGAGTTTATGCACACACATCGAATCGCGACTTTGAGAGCGATTTGGATGTAAGGGATCTGGGCCAGAATCCCAGCAACTGTCCTGACATTGCGCAGCAGCTGTTGGATGAAATGGGTCAAGGCTTGAGGGTTGTATTGGGTGGCGGCATCAAGAAATTTCTGCCCAATACAATGAAAGACGTGTATGGCAACGTGGGCGAGCGGCTGGATGGACGTAATCTAATAGATGAATGGCAACAGAGCAAAGCTGGCAATGCACGGGTTGTCTTTAACCGCACGGATCTGCTCAACAACAATCCCTACGATACGGACTACTTATTGGGCTTATTCAATGCCTCACATCTGGCTTATAATTTGGATGATAGCATAGATACCCCGTCGCTCGAGGAGATGACCGAAGCTGCAATCGGAGTGCTGTCGGGCAATCCAGCTGGGTACTTTCTATTTGTCGAAGGTGGTCGCATCGATCATGCCCACCACGAGACCAAGGCTAAGAAGGCCGTGGACGAAACAGTACAATTCTCAAATGCAGTTAGGAAAGCGCGCCAACTGACCAATCCTTGGGAAACTCTGATTGTTGTTAGCGCCGATCATGGACATACTATGACCATTAATGGCTACCCCgatataaacaacaacattacCGGTCTTAACTCAGAATTAAGCGATGTAGACAATTTGCCGTACGCCACTTTATCTTACGCCAACGGCCCGGACTACCAAAGGTTCTATAAGTCAGTAAATGGCACAGTTGAACGAGTTGATCTCCGTACGCTGAACATTGGTGATAGGAACGAAAGGTATCCACATGGCGTTCCCATGTCTGAGGAAACTCACGGGGGTGGTGACGTTGCTGTATATGCTAATG GTCCTTGGGCGCATTTGTTCAGCGGCGTTTACGAACAAAGCACATTACCTCATCTAATGGGTTTTGCTGCATGCATTGGACCAGGAATAACATATTGCGATCTTCGGCCCAAGAAAACTTACAATCCTTAA
- the Cpsf6 gene encoding cleavage and polyadenylation specificity factor subunit 6 isoform X1 has translation MADGVVLDLYAEDLDKDFAGQAQDEFGGDGVDLYDDIGGPTEPAAAGGGGGGGTPTGDNASGPGSIDGSSSVGPNGVYHQGSGSQTPTMNRRYQLYVGNLTWWTTDQDISNALREIGVNDLQEVKFFENRANGQSKGFSVISLGSEPSLRTVLDQLPKKEMHGQTVVVTYPSKQALTQFESLQKTRPVPPPQQNGPPRGPAPPNMGGPMPPHPGVPQGVPPGHAPRMNPNMPPGQYRPHMSQVPQVGPNSGPPRMQPPMHQQGGPMGNQQPPPRYPPAQGQWPGQRPGGPRPGPPNGPLQRPPMFQGPMGMPVRGPGPGPDWRRPPMHGGFPPQGPPQGPPHMQGPPRPQMGPGPPPGSGGPHGAPAPHVNPAFFNQPGGPPPHPGMGGPPHGQPGPQPGMNMPPQHGPPPHFAQQGGPRNPWPGPPQGKPPGAFPDPQMGPQLTEVEFEEVMSRNRTVSSSAIARAVSDAAAGEYSSAIETLVTAISLIKQSKVAHDERCKILISSLQDTLHGIEAKSYNRRERSRSRDRSHRSRQRRERSTSRYRERSRERERDRDRERERDGGYRERSRSRERERQAQDHYRDDSSSRSARPRKSPEPVVAEAAEAPSSKRYYEERERYRSSDRERRDRDRDRERERERDRDRREEHRSRH, from the exons ATGGCAGACGGCGTGGTGCTGGACTTGTATGCCGAAGATCTGGACAAGGATTTTGCCGGGCAAGCTCAG GATGAATTTGGTGGCGACGGCGTTGATTTATACGATGACATCGGCGGCCCCACCGAGCCAGCAGCtgcgggcggcggcggcggtggtggcacCCCTACGGGCGATAATGCTTCCGGACCCGGATCCATTGATGGCTCTTCTAGTGTCGGTCCAAATGGAGTTTACCATCAGGGCAGTGGTAGCCAAACTCCAACGATGAACCGCCGCTATCAGTTATATGTGGGTAACCTGACCTGGTGGACCACCGATCAGGACATCTCCAATGCCTTACGTGAGATTGGTGTCAACGATTTACAGGAGGTGAAATTTTTTGAGAATCGCGCAAATGGGCAGTCGAAGGGTTTCAGCGTTATTTCCCTCGGCTCGGAGCCCAGCCTGCGCACTGTACTCGATCAGTTGCCTAAAAAAGAGATGCACGGCCAGACCGTAGTAGTCACCTATCCAAGCAAGCAGGCCCTTACGCAATTCGAGAGCCTTCAAAAAACACGTCCGGTGCCGCCACCGCAGCAAAATGGTCCACCACGTGGTCCCGCACCACCCAATATGGGCGGACCGATGCCGCCACATCCGGGAGTGCCTCAAGGTGTACCGCCTGGCCATGCGCCACGCATGAATCCCAACATGCCGCCGGGTCAATACCGGCCCCATATGTCGCAAGTGCCGCAGGTTGGACCAAACTCTGGACCTCCACGCATGCAG CCGCCAATGCATCAACAGGGGGGCCCGATGGGCAACCAACAACCGCCACCCAGGTATCCGCCAGCGCAAGGTCAATGGCCAGGTCAACGTCCCGGTGGGCCCCGACCGGGTCCACCAAATGGACCACTCCAACGACCACCAATG TTCCAGGGTCCAATGGGCATGCCAGTGCGTGGTCCGGGTCCGGGTCCTGACTGGCGTCGTCCGCCTATGCATGGCGGCTTTCCGCCGCAAGGTCCCCCGCAGGGTCCACCTCATATGCAGGGCCCGCCACGTCCGCAAATGGGTCCTGGTCCACCGCCTGGTTCAGGTGGACCACATGGCGCTCCTGCTCCTCACGTAAATCCAGCATTCTTTAATCAACCGGGCGGCCCACCGCCGCATCCAGGCATGGGTGGGCCACCACATGGTCAGCCGGGACCGCAGCCGGGCATGAACATGCCGCCTCAGCACGGACCGCCGCCTCATTTTGCACAGCAGGGTGGACCACGCAATCCTTGGCCAGGTCCCCCACAAGGCAAGCCGCCAGGAGCTTTCCCCGATCCCCAAATGGGTCCGCAGTTAACGGAGGTTGAGTTCGAGGAAGTCATGAGCAGAAATCGCACGGTTAGCAGCTCGGCCATTGCCAG AGCTGTTTCGGATGCTGCAGCTGGCGAGTATTCAAGCGCCATCGAGACGCTGGTTACGGCTATTTCCCTTATCAAGCAATCCAAAGTGGCCCACGATGAGCGCTGTAAGATTTTGATCAGCTCACTGCAGGACACGCTGCACGGCATCGAGGCCAAGAGCTACAATCGTCGCGAGCGTTCGCGTTCCCGAGATCGCTCCCATCGCAGCAGGCAACGTCGTGAGCGATCAACTTCACGCTATCGAGAACGTTCTCGTGAGAGAGAGCGTGATCGTGATCGCGAGCGTGAGCGTGATGGAGG CTATCGGGAACGTTCGCGCAGTCGTGAACGCGAACGTCAGGCCCAGGACCACTACAGGGATGACAG CAGCAGCCGCTCCGCACGTCCACGTAAATCTCCTGAGCCGGTTGTTGCAGAAGCCGCCGAGGCGCCGTCATCTAAACGCTATTACGAGGAACGCGAACGTTATCGCTCTTCGGATCGTGAGCGTCGTGACCGAGATCGTGACCGTGAGCGAGAACGTGAACGTGATCGGGACAGGCGTGAAGAGCATCGGTCCAGGCATTGA
- the Cpsf6 gene encoding cleavage and polyadenylation specificity factor subunit 6 isoform X2: MADGVVLDLYAEDLDKDFAGQAQDEFGGDGVDLYDDIGGPTEPAAAGGGGGGGTPTGDNASGPGSIDGSSSVGPNGVYHQGSGSQTPTMNRRYQLYVGNLTWWTTDQDISNALREIGVNDLQEVKFFENRANGQSKGFSVISLGSEPSLRTVLDQLPKKEMHGQTVVVTYPSKQALTQFESLQKTRPVPPPQQNGPPRGPAPPNMGGPMPPHPGVPQGVPPGHAPRMNPNMPPGQYRPHMSQVPQVGPNSGPPRMQPPMHQQGGPMGNQQPPPRYPPAQGQWPGQRPGGPRPGPPNGPLQRPPMFQGPMGMPVRGPGPGPDWRRPPMHGGFPPQGPPQGPPHMQGPPRPQMGPGPPPGSGGPHGAPAPHVNPAFFNQPGGPPPHPGMGGPPHGQPGPQPGMNMPPQHGPPPHFAQQGGPRNPWPGPPQGKPPGAFPDPQMGPQLTEVEFEEVMSRNRTVSSSAIARAVSDAAAGEYSSAIETLVTAISLIKQSKVAHDERCKILISSLQDTLHGIEAKSYNRRERSRSRDRSHRSRQRRERSTSRYRERSRERERDRDRERERDGGYRERSRSRERERQAQDHYRDDSSRSARPRKSPEPVVAEAAEAPSSKRYYEERERYRSSDRERRDRDRDRERERERDRDRREEHRSRH, encoded by the exons ATGGCAGACGGCGTGGTGCTGGACTTGTATGCCGAAGATCTGGACAAGGATTTTGCCGGGCAAGCTCAG GATGAATTTGGTGGCGACGGCGTTGATTTATACGATGACATCGGCGGCCCCACCGAGCCAGCAGCtgcgggcggcggcggcggtggtggcacCCCTACGGGCGATAATGCTTCCGGACCCGGATCCATTGATGGCTCTTCTAGTGTCGGTCCAAATGGAGTTTACCATCAGGGCAGTGGTAGCCAAACTCCAACGATGAACCGCCGCTATCAGTTATATGTGGGTAACCTGACCTGGTGGACCACCGATCAGGACATCTCCAATGCCTTACGTGAGATTGGTGTCAACGATTTACAGGAGGTGAAATTTTTTGAGAATCGCGCAAATGGGCAGTCGAAGGGTTTCAGCGTTATTTCCCTCGGCTCGGAGCCCAGCCTGCGCACTGTACTCGATCAGTTGCCTAAAAAAGAGATGCACGGCCAGACCGTAGTAGTCACCTATCCAAGCAAGCAGGCCCTTACGCAATTCGAGAGCCTTCAAAAAACACGTCCGGTGCCGCCACCGCAGCAAAATGGTCCACCACGTGGTCCCGCACCACCCAATATGGGCGGACCGATGCCGCCACATCCGGGAGTGCCTCAAGGTGTACCGCCTGGCCATGCGCCACGCATGAATCCCAACATGCCGCCGGGTCAATACCGGCCCCATATGTCGCAAGTGCCGCAGGTTGGACCAAACTCTGGACCTCCACGCATGCAG CCGCCAATGCATCAACAGGGGGGCCCGATGGGCAACCAACAACCGCCACCCAGGTATCCGCCAGCGCAAGGTCAATGGCCAGGTCAACGTCCCGGTGGGCCCCGACCGGGTCCACCAAATGGACCACTCCAACGACCACCAATG TTCCAGGGTCCAATGGGCATGCCAGTGCGTGGTCCGGGTCCGGGTCCTGACTGGCGTCGTCCGCCTATGCATGGCGGCTTTCCGCCGCAAGGTCCCCCGCAGGGTCCACCTCATATGCAGGGCCCGCCACGTCCGCAAATGGGTCCTGGTCCACCGCCTGGTTCAGGTGGACCACATGGCGCTCCTGCTCCTCACGTAAATCCAGCATTCTTTAATCAACCGGGCGGCCCACCGCCGCATCCAGGCATGGGTGGGCCACCACATGGTCAGCCGGGACCGCAGCCGGGCATGAACATGCCGCCTCAGCACGGACCGCCGCCTCATTTTGCACAGCAGGGTGGACCACGCAATCCTTGGCCAGGTCCCCCACAAGGCAAGCCGCCAGGAGCTTTCCCCGATCCCCAAATGGGTCCGCAGTTAACGGAGGTTGAGTTCGAGGAAGTCATGAGCAGAAATCGCACGGTTAGCAGCTCGGCCATTGCCAG AGCTGTTTCGGATGCTGCAGCTGGCGAGTATTCAAGCGCCATCGAGACGCTGGTTACGGCTATTTCCCTTATCAAGCAATCCAAAGTGGCCCACGATGAGCGCTGTAAGATTTTGATCAGCTCACTGCAGGACACGCTGCACGGCATCGAGGCCAAGAGCTACAATCGTCGCGAGCGTTCGCGTTCCCGAGATCGCTCCCATCGCAGCAGGCAACGTCGTGAGCGATCAACTTCACGCTATCGAGAACGTTCTCGTGAGAGAGAGCGTGATCGTGATCGCGAGCGTGAGCGTGATGGAGG CTATCGGGAACGTTCGCGCAGTCGTGAACGCGAACGTCAGGCCCAGGACCACTACAGGGATGACAG CAGCCGCTCCGCACGTCCACGTAAATCTCCTGAGCCGGTTGTTGCAGAAGCCGCCGAGGCGCCGTCATCTAAACGCTATTACGAGGAACGCGAACGTTATCGCTCTTCGGATCGTGAGCGTCGTGACCGAGATCGTGACCGTGAGCGAGAACGTGAACGTGATCGGGACAGGCGTGAAGAGCATCGGTCCAGGCATTGA
- the Gr66a gene encoding gustatory receptor for bitter taste 66a, protein MSQVTPMVQPLLLQFQQLFFLSKVVGVLPQDLTKFRHKNVLEKSRNGMIYMLGMLALYVGLYNLLIYSFSEEDRTLKATQSTLTFVIGLFLTYIGLIMMATDQVTALFNQGKLGELYERIRVVDERLYREQCLVNNSCIAKRIRIMLVMTIIFELFILLTTYIELVDYTQWLSLLWMVSAIPTFINTLDKIWFAVSLFALKERFEAINATLEDLVTEHEKFQTWLTGDADAPEPHTADSSETQPPQYDSNLEYLYKELGGIDIGSLRGSGGKNNKVAPIAHSLNSFGESIQTPRKPHQPNPNPMMNMAHESELSNATKVEEKLNNLCQVHDEICEIGKAMNGLWSYPILSLMAYGFLIFTAQLYFLYCATRAQSIPSLFRSAKNPFITVIVLVYTSGKCIYLIYLSWKTSLASKRTGISLHKCGVVADDNLLYEIVNHLSLKLLNHSVDFSACGFFTLDMETLYGVSGGITSYLIILIQFNLAAQQAKDAIQSFNSFNDTAGLVGAATEFGNESSTLYDLVTTTMMTPSNY, encoded by the exons ATGTCCCAGGTGACACCAATGGTGCAGCCATTATTGCTGCAATTCCAGCAGCTGTTTTTCCTGTCAAAGGTGGTGGGTGTTTTGCCGCAGGACCTGACCAAGTTTCGTCACAAGAATGTGCTGGAGAAGTCACGCAACGGCATGATCTATATGCTAGGCATGTTGGCCCTGTATGTGGGGCTCTAtaatttgttgatttattCGTTTAGCGAAGAGGATCGCACACTCAAGGCAACACAGA GTACCTTGACATTTGTTATTGGCCTGTTTTTGACCTACATTGGCCTAATTATGATGGCCACGGATCAGGTGACAGCGCTCTTTAACCAGGGTAAACTAGGAGAGCTCTACGAACGCATTCGCGTAGTGGATGAACGGCTCTACCGGGAGCAGTGCCTGGTCAACAACAGCTGTATAGCAAAACGCATTCGTATAATGCTAGTTATGACGATTATTTTCGagcttttcattttgctgACCACATACATTGAGCTGGTGGATTATACGCAGTGGTTGTCACTTCTATGGATGGTCTCGGCAATTCCTACTTTCATCAATACTCTGGATAAGATTTGGTTTGCAGTTTCGCTATTTGCGCTCAAAGAACGCTTTGAGGCCATAAATGCCACGTTGGAGGATCTTGTGACCGAGCACGAAAAGTTTCAAACTTGGTTAACTGGAGATGCTGATGCGCCTGAGCCACATACGGCAGACAGTTCTGAAACGCAGCCACCACAATACGACAGTAATCTAGAGTATTTGTACAAGGAGCTCGGTGGAATTGATATAGGATCACTGAGAGGCTCTGGTGGCAAGAACAACAAAGTCGCACCAA TCGCCCACTCGCTAAACTCTTTTGGCGAATCAATTCAAACGCCTCGCAAGCCGCACCAGCCCAATCCAAATCCAATGATGAACATGGCGCACGAAAGCGAATTAAGCAATGCGACCAAAGTCGAGGAGAAGCTGAACAATCTGTGCCAAGTGCACGACGAGATCTGCGAGATAGGCAAGGCAATGAATGGGCTATGGAGCTATCCTATTCTTTCGCTTATGGCCTATGGTTTCTTGATATTTACGGCTCAGCTGTATTTTCTATATTGTGCAACGCGGGCCCAATCGATACCCTCGTTGTTTCGCTCTGCAAAGAATCCCTTTATCACGGTTATTGTCCTGGTCTACACATCGGGAAAGTGCATTTATCTGATTTATTTAAGCTGGAAAACCTCGTTGGCCTCCAAGCGCACTGGCATAAGTTTACATAAGTGCGGCGTCGTGGCTGATGACAATTTACTCTACGAGATTGTGAATCACTTGTCGCTGAAGTTGCTCAATCATTCGGTGGACTTCTCAGCCTGCGGCTTCTTCACGCTGGACATGGAAACGTTGTATGGTGTCAGCGGTGGCATTACCAGCTATCTTATTATACTCATACAATTTAACTTGGCGGCACAGCAGGCCAAGGACGCCATACAATCCTTTAATAGCTTTAATGACACGGCTGGATTAGTGGGCGCAGCCACCGAATTTGGGAACGAGAGCTCGACACTTTACGATCTGGTGACCACCACAATGATGACGCCCTCAAATTATTGA
- the BI-1 gene encoding bax inhibitor 1, whose protein sequence is MADTAQFIHDRFQRFMNGIGERYEPFIRQHLSKVYMVLASTTAASAVGALLQMRGTFDLGILAAIASLVLVLGLHFYKDDGKNYYTRLGMLYAFGFCSGQTLGPLLDYICSINPAIILTALTGTFVTFGSLSLAALLAEQGKYLYLGGMLVSVINCMALLSLFNMIFKSYFVQITQLYVGVFVMAAFIVYDTQNIVDKCRMGNRDVVQHALDLFFDVLSMFRRLLIILTQKEEQKQNDRRKRKQ, encoded by the exons ATGGCGGATACAGCACAGTTTATTCACGACCGTTTCCAACGTTTTATGAACGGCATCGGCGAGCGCTA TGAGCCCTTCATCCGTCAGCACCTCTCCAAGGTGTATATGGTGCTGGCTAGCACCACCGCAGCTTCCGCAGTAGGAGCCTTACTTCAGATGCGCGGAACTTTTGATTTGGGTATACTAGCGGCTATTGCTTCACTGGTGCTGGTCCTGGGTCTGCACTTTTATAAGGACGATGGCAAGAACTACTACACACGCTTGGGAATGCTATATGCGTTTGGCTTTTGTTCGGGACAAACACTGGGCCCCCTATTGGACTACATATGCAGCATCAATCCGGCAATTATACTAACTGCGCTCACCGGGACCTTTGTCACCTTTGGTTCATTGTCGTTAGCCGCTTTGCTTGCCGAACAGGGCAAGTATTTGTATCTGGGCGGCATGTTGGTTAGCGTCATAAACTGCATGGCTTTGCTCAGTCTCTTCAACATGATCTTTAAATCGTACTTTGTCCAAATT ACTCAATTGTACGTTGGCGTCTTTGTTATGGCCGCCTTTATTGTGTACGACACCCAGAATATTGTGGATAAGTGTCGCATGGGCAACCGCGATGTGGTCCAACATGCATTGGACCTTTTCTTTGATGTTTTGAGCATGTTCCGCCGTTTGTTGATTATTTTGACCCAAAAG GaggagcaaaaacaaaatgatcgTCGCAAGCGTAAGCAATAA
- the Cpsf6 gene encoding cleavage and polyadenylation specificity factor subunit 6 isoform X3 — protein MADGVVLDLYAEDLDKDFAGQAQDEFGGDGVDLYDDIGGPTEPAAAGGGGGGGTPTGDNASGPGSIDGSSSVGPNGVYHQGSGSQTPTMNRRYQLYVGNLTWWTTDQDISNALREIGVNDLQEVKFFENRANGQSKGFSVISLGSEPSLRTVLDQLPKKEMHGQTVVVTYPSKQALTQFESLQKTRPVPPPQQNGPPRGPAPPNMGGPMPPHPGVPQGVPPGHAPRMNPNMPPGQYRPHMSQVPQVGPNSGPPRMQFQGPMGMPVRGPGPGPDWRRPPMHGGFPPQGPPQGPPHMQGPPRPQMGPGPPPGSGGPHGAPAPHVNPAFFNQPGGPPPHPGMGGPPHGQPGPQPGMNMPPQHGPPPHFAQQGGPRNPWPGPPQGKPPGAFPDPQMGPQLTEVEFEEVMSRNRTVSSSAIARAVSDAAAGEYSSAIETLVTAISLIKQSKVAHDERCKILISSLQDTLHGIEAKSYNRRERSRSRDRSHRSRQRRERSTSRYRERSRERERDRDRERERDGGYRERSRSRERERQAQDHYRDDSSSRSARPRKSPEPVVAEAAEAPSSKRYYEERERYRSSDRERRDRDRDRERERERDRDRREEHRSRH, from the exons ATGGCAGACGGCGTGGTGCTGGACTTGTATGCCGAAGATCTGGACAAGGATTTTGCCGGGCAAGCTCAG GATGAATTTGGTGGCGACGGCGTTGATTTATACGATGACATCGGCGGCCCCACCGAGCCAGCAGCtgcgggcggcggcggcggtggtggcacCCCTACGGGCGATAATGCTTCCGGACCCGGATCCATTGATGGCTCTTCTAGTGTCGGTCCAAATGGAGTTTACCATCAGGGCAGTGGTAGCCAAACTCCAACGATGAACCGCCGCTATCAGTTATATGTGGGTAACCTGACCTGGTGGACCACCGATCAGGACATCTCCAATGCCTTACGTGAGATTGGTGTCAACGATTTACAGGAGGTGAAATTTTTTGAGAATCGCGCAAATGGGCAGTCGAAGGGTTTCAGCGTTATTTCCCTCGGCTCGGAGCCCAGCCTGCGCACTGTACTCGATCAGTTGCCTAAAAAAGAGATGCACGGCCAGACCGTAGTAGTCACCTATCCAAGCAAGCAGGCCCTTACGCAATTCGAGAGCCTTCAAAAAACACGTCCGGTGCCGCCACCGCAGCAAAATGGTCCACCACGTGGTCCCGCACCACCCAATATGGGCGGACCGATGCCGCCACATCCGGGAGTGCCTCAAGGTGTACCGCCTGGCCATGCGCCACGCATGAATCCCAACATGCCGCCGGGTCAATACCGGCCCCATATGTCGCAAGTGCCGCAGGTTGGACCAAACTCTGGACCTCCACGCATGCAG TTCCAGGGTCCAATGGGCATGCCAGTGCGTGGTCCGGGTCCGGGTCCTGACTGGCGTCGTCCGCCTATGCATGGCGGCTTTCCGCCGCAAGGTCCCCCGCAGGGTCCACCTCATATGCAGGGCCCGCCACGTCCGCAAATGGGTCCTGGTCCACCGCCTGGTTCAGGTGGACCACATGGCGCTCCTGCTCCTCACGTAAATCCAGCATTCTTTAATCAACCGGGCGGCCCACCGCCGCATCCAGGCATGGGTGGGCCACCACATGGTCAGCCGGGACCGCAGCCGGGCATGAACATGCCGCCTCAGCACGGACCGCCGCCTCATTTTGCACAGCAGGGTGGACCACGCAATCCTTGGCCAGGTCCCCCACAAGGCAAGCCGCCAGGAGCTTTCCCCGATCCCCAAATGGGTCCGCAGTTAACGGAGGTTGAGTTCGAGGAAGTCATGAGCAGAAATCGCACGGTTAGCAGCTCGGCCATTGCCAG AGCTGTTTCGGATGCTGCAGCTGGCGAGTATTCAAGCGCCATCGAGACGCTGGTTACGGCTATTTCCCTTATCAAGCAATCCAAAGTGGCCCACGATGAGCGCTGTAAGATTTTGATCAGCTCACTGCAGGACACGCTGCACGGCATCGAGGCCAAGAGCTACAATCGTCGCGAGCGTTCGCGTTCCCGAGATCGCTCCCATCGCAGCAGGCAACGTCGTGAGCGATCAACTTCACGCTATCGAGAACGTTCTCGTGAGAGAGAGCGTGATCGTGATCGCGAGCGTGAGCGTGATGGAGG CTATCGGGAACGTTCGCGCAGTCGTGAACGCGAACGTCAGGCCCAGGACCACTACAGGGATGACAG CAGCAGCCGCTCCGCACGTCCACGTAAATCTCCTGAGCCGGTTGTTGCAGAAGCCGCCGAGGCGCCGTCATCTAAACGCTATTACGAGGAACGCGAACGTTATCGCTCTTCGGATCGTGAGCGTCGTGACCGAGATCGTGACCGTGAGCGAGAACGTGAACGTGATCGGGACAGGCGTGAAGAGCATCGGTCCAGGCATTGA